A single genomic interval of Chryseobacterium paludis harbors:
- the rpoC gene encoding DNA-directed RNA polymerase subunit beta': MSNKNKSSRFNKITIGLASPESILQDSRGEILKPETINYRTHKPERDGLFCEKIFGPIKDYECACGKYKRIRYKGIVCDRCGVEVTEKKVRRERIGHINLVVPIAHIWYFRSLPNKIGYLLGIPSKKLDMIIYYERYVVIQQGIAKKLDGSDFDKMEFLTEEEYLDIMETLPVENQYLDDSDPNKFIAKMGAEAVEELLKRIDLDALSFDLRHKAHNEGSKQRRTEALKRLNVVEALRGANTRMINRPEWMIMRVLPVIPPELRPLVPLDGGRFATSDLNDLYRRVIIRNNRLKRLLEIKAPEVILRNEKRMLQESVDSLFDNTRKSSAVKSESNRPLKSLSDSLKGKQGRFRQNLLGKRVDYSARSVIVVGPNLKLHECGIPKDMAAELYKPFIIRKLIERGIVKTVKSAKRIIDRKEPVVYDILENVMKGHPVLLNRAPTLHRLGIQAFQPKMIEGKAIQLHPLVTTAFNADFDGDQMAVHLPLGPEAILEAQLLMLGSQNILNPANGSPITVPSQDMVLGLYFMTKELSSTEDMKVKGEGLAFYSPEEAEIAYAEGKVSLNAKVRCRLPVKEDGELVIRLIETTVGRILFNQIVPKQSGYINELLTKKSLRNVIGKILADTDFPTTVKFLDAMKDLGYSNAFKGGLSFSLGDIVVPVEKKQMVAQAIGTVDEIRANYNMGLITDTERYNQVIDVWTNTNAGLTEMIMSRMKTDQGGFNSVYMMLDSGARGSKEQIRQLSGMRGLMAKPQKAGSTGAEIIENPILANFKEGLSILEYFISTHGARKGLADTALKTADAGYLTRRLVDVAQDVIVTEVDCGTLRGTEVTALKKNDEIVEKISERILGRVSLHNIYDPETDELIAEADQVINEELAKRIEETGLEAVEVRSPLTCEAKKGICAKCYGRNLATGKVIHMGEAVGVIGAQSIGEPGTQLTLRTFHQGGTAGNVSENPSIVARRDGIVEMDEVRTITSEDENGNTAEVVVSRSTEFRLVADNETKTPLMIANVPYGSVLAVKPGDKVKKGDIICKWDPYNAVIIAETSGKVEYEDIIQGISFQLEIDEQTGFEEKVISESRNKKAVPTLKVVDSKGVEQRAYNLPVGAHLMVNDGEKIKAGKVLIKIPRKSAKAGDITGGLPRVTELFEARNPSNPAVVTEIDGVVSYGKIKRGNRELIVEAKTGERKIYLVKLSNQILVQENDFVRAGSPLSDGSITPDDILRIKGPTAVQEYLVNEIQEVYRLQGVKIDDKHFEIIVRQMMTKVSIVDGGDTQFLEGALEHKYDFLEENNRVFGLKVVVEAGESKEFRPGQMITARELRDENSKLKREDQKLVEVREALPATATPVLQGITRAALQTKSFMSAASFQETTKVLNEAAVAGKVDFLSGLKENVIVGHRIPAGTGLKEYQSVIVGSKKEFEDIN, encoded by the coding sequence ATGTCAAATAAAAATAAATCAAGTAGATTTAATAAAATAACCATCGGTTTAGCTTCTCCGGAATCCATTCTTCAGGATTCAAGAGGGGAGATCCTAAAACCGGAAACTATTAACTACAGAACGCATAAGCCTGAAAGAGATGGTTTGTTCTGTGAAAAAATCTTTGGTCCAATTAAAGATTACGAATGTGCTTGTGGAAAGTATAAGAGAATTCGTTATAAGGGGATCGTTTGTGACCGTTGTGGGGTTGAAGTTACAGAGAAGAAAGTAAGAAGAGAGAGAATTGGACACATTAATCTTGTTGTTCCTATCGCTCATATCTGGTATTTCCGTTCTTTACCAAACAAAATCGGTTACCTTTTAGGTATTCCTTCTAAAAAATTAGATATGATCATCTACTACGAGAGATACGTAGTAATTCAGCAAGGTATTGCTAAAAAATTAGATGGTTCTGATTTTGATAAAATGGAATTCTTAACAGAAGAAGAGTACCTTGATATCATGGAAACTCTTCCTGTTGAAAATCAATATCTTGATGATTCTGATCCAAACAAATTCATCGCTAAAATGGGTGCTGAAGCTGTAGAAGAATTATTAAAGAGAATTGATCTTGATGCATTGTCTTTCGATTTGAGACACAAAGCTCACAATGAAGGTTCTAAACAAAGAAGAACTGAAGCTCTTAAAAGATTGAACGTTGTAGAAGCATTGAGAGGTGCAAATACTAGAATGATCAACAGACCGGAGTGGATGATCATGCGTGTACTTCCTGTAATACCACCAGAACTGAGACCATTGGTTCCATTGGATGGAGGACGTTTCGCTACTTCTGACTTAAATGACCTTTACAGAAGAGTTATTATCAGAAACAACCGTTTAAAGAGACTATTGGAGATCAAAGCTCCAGAAGTAATCTTAAGAAACGAGAAGCGTATGCTTCAGGAATCAGTAGATTCACTATTCGATAATACAAGAAAATCTTCTGCCGTAAAATCTGAATCAAACAGACCATTGAAATCACTTTCAGATTCATTGAAAGGTAAGCAAGGTCGTTTCCGTCAGAACTTACTAGGGAAAAGGGTAGATTACTCTGCGCGTTCGGTAATTGTTGTAGGTCCAAACCTAAAACTTCACGAATGTGGTATCCCTAAAGATATGGCAGCAGAACTTTACAAACCATTTATCATTAGAAAACTAATTGAAAGAGGGATTGTAAAAACAGTAAAATCTGCGAAGAGAATTATTGATAGAAAAGAACCTGTAGTTTATGATATCCTTGAAAACGTGATGAAAGGCCACCCGGTTCTATTGAACAGGGCACCTACTCTTCACAGATTGGGTATTCAGGCTTTCCAACCTAAGATGATCGAAGGTAAAGCTATTCAACTACACCCGTTGGTAACAACAGCCTTCAATGCCGATTTCGATGGTGACCAGATGGCGGTACACTTACCGTTAGGCCCAGAAGCGATTTTGGAAGCTCAGTTATTGATGTTAGGTTCTCAGAATATTTTGAACCCTGCTAATGGTTCTCCAATTACAGTACCTTCTCAGGACATGGTTCTTGGTCTTTATTTCATGACTAAAGAATTGAGTTCTACAGAAGATATGAAAGTAAAAGGTGAAGGTCTTGCATTCTATTCTCCTGAGGAAGCAGAAATTGCTTATGCAGAAGGTAAAGTTTCTTTAAATGCTAAGGTAAGATGTAGACTACCGGTTAAAGAAGATGGAGAATTAGTAATTAGATTAATTGAAACGACAGTTGGTAGAATTTTGTTCAACCAAATTGTACCTAAACAATCAGGATATATTAATGAACTTCTAACTAAGAAATCATTAAGAAACGTTATCGGTAAAATTCTTGCAGATACTGACTTCCCTACAACAGTGAAGTTCTTGGACGCAATGAAGGATCTTGGATATTCGAACGCATTTAAAGGTGGTCTTTCGTTCTCACTTGGGGATATTGTGGTTCCTGTTGAGAAAAAACAAATGGTCGCTCAGGCAATCGGAACTGTAGATGAAATTAGAGCCAACTATAACATGGGTCTTATTACAGATACAGAACGTTATAACCAGGTAATTGACGTTTGGACAAACACAAATGCTGGATTAACTGAGATGATCATGAGCAGAATGAAAACCGATCAAGGTGGATTCAACTCTGTATATATGATGCTTGATTCTGGTGCGAGGGGGTCTAAAGAACAGATCCGTCAGTTATCAGGGATGAGAGGTTTGATGGCAAAACCGCAGAAAGCCGGTTCTACTGGTGCAGAGATCATCGAAAACCCGATCCTTGCAAACTTTAAGGAAGGTCTTTCGATCTTAGAGTACTTTATCTCTACCCACGGTGCACGTAAGGGTCTTGCGGATACCGCTCTTAAGACTGCCGATGCAGGTTACTTAACAAGAAGATTAGTAGACGTAGCTCAGGATGTTATCGTTACAGAAGTAGATTGTGGTACTTTAAGAGGTACTGAGGTTACTGCCCTGAAGAAAAATGACGAGATCGTTGAGAAGATCTCTGAAAGAATTTTAGGTAGAGTTTCTCTTCATAATATCTATGATCCTGAAACAGATGAGTTAATTGCTGAGGCTGATCAGGTGATCAATGAAGAATTAGCTAAGAGAATTGAAGAAACAGGTTTAGAAGCTGTTGAAGTTCGTTCTCCATTAACTTGTGAAGCTAAGAAAGGTATCTGTGCTAAATGTTACGGTAGAAACTTGGCAACAGGTAAAGTAATTCACATGGGTGAAGCGGTAGGTGTAATTGGTGCACAATCAATTGGTGAACCGGGAACTCAGTTAACATTGAGAACCTTCCACCAAGGGGGTACTGCAGGTAACGTATCAGAAAATCCTTCAATCGTAGCAAGAAGAGATGGTATCGTTGAAATGGATGAAGTAAGAACAATTACTTCTGAAGATGAAAACGGAAACACTGCTGAAGTAGTAGTATCTCGTTCTACGGAATTTAGATTAGTCGCTGATAACGAAACTAAAACACCATTGATGATCGCTAACGTACCTTACGGTTCAGTATTGGCGGTAAAACCTGGTGATAAAGTGAAGAAAGGTGATATTATCTGTAAGTGGGATCCGTATAACGCGGTTATCATTGCTGAAACTTCTGGTAAAGTAGAATACGAAGATATTATTCAGGGTATTTCATTCCAGTTGGAAATTGACGAACAAACAGGATTCGAAGAGAAAGTAATCTCTGAATCTAGAAATAAGAAAGCCGTACCTACCTTGAAGGTGGTAGACTCTAAAGGTGTTGAGCAAAGAGCTTATAACTTACCGGTAGGAGCCCACTTAATGGTAAATGATGGTGAAAAAATTAAGGCTGGTAAAGTCTTGATCAAGATCCCAAGAAAATCTGCAAAAGCAGGGGATATCACCGGAGGTCTTCCAAGAGTAACCGAATTATTCGAAGCAAGAAACCCTTCAAACCCAGCGGTTGTTACAGAAATTGATGGGGTAGTTTCTTATGGAAAAATTAAGAGAGGTAACCGTGAACTTATTGTAGAGGCTAAGACAGGAGAAAGAAAAATTTACTTAGTGAAACTTTCTAATCAGATCTTGGTTCAGGAGAATGACTTCGTAAGAGCTGGTTCTCCGCTTTCTGATGGTTCTATTACTCCAGATGATATCTTAAGAATTAAAGGTCCAACTGCGGTTCAGGAATATCTTGTAAATGAAATTCAGGAAGTTTACCGTCTGCAAGGGGTAAAAATTGATGATAAGCACTTTGAAATTATCGTAAGACAGATGATGACAAAAGTATCTATCGTTGACGGAGGTGATACTCAATTCCTTGAAGGAGCTTTAGAACATAAATACGATTTCTTAGAAGAGAACAACAGAGTATTTGGTCTTAAAGTAGTTGTTGAAGCTGGTGAGTCAAAAGAATTCAGACCAGGTCAGATGATTACAGCAAGAGAACTAAGAGATGAAAACTCTAAACTGAAACGTGAAGATCAAAAACTGGTAGAAGTAAGAGAAGCACTTCCTGCTACAGCAACGCCTGTATTGCAAGGGATCACAAGAGCAGCTCTTCAAACCAAGTCATTCATGTCTGCAGCATCGTTCCAGGAAACCACTAAGGTTCTTAACGAAGCAGCAGTTGCTGGGAAAGTAGATTTCCTTAGCGGTCTTAAAGAAAATGTAATTGTAGGACACAGAATTCCTGCAGGTACAGGTCTTAAAGAGTATCAGAGTGTAATCGTAGGTTCTAAAAAAGAATTCGAAGATATTAACTAA